One genomic segment of Methylocystis sp. SC2 includes these proteins:
- a CDS encoding TIGR03862 family flavoprotein → MSDAEAPFCAVVGAGPAGLFAADALARAGARVVIYEHKASPARKFLMAGRGGLNITHSEGLERFISRYGAAAARIAPFIRAWPPQALRDFCAELGETTFVGSSGRVFPASFKASPLLRAWLMRLSRLGVTIATRHDFAGFAESGAPRLIGPEGEFTRKVDALVLALGGASWPRLGSDGAWAARLGAQGVRVTPLAAANCGALIEWSAIFRADFEGQPIKTALLRHGASSTRGDVVVTRAGLEGGPVYALSSQLRDVTQKHGPTTLTIDLRPDTSLECLTRKLSRRPQKQSHANFLRKAGFSKVEIGLLRETRGEGLPRDAETLAGLIKNAPLTVTGVGGLERAISTAGGVSFDEVDDNLMLKKLPGVFVAGEMLDYDAPTGGYLLQAAFATGLAAGRGAARYLGLSLDQQTTPSAPDHAGLSPRQSPNGRDPEASNKYSL, encoded by the coding sequence ATTAGCGACGCCGAGGCTCCGTTCTGCGCCGTCGTCGGCGCGGGCCCCGCCGGCCTTTTCGCCGCCGACGCGCTCGCGCGCGCCGGCGCGCGCGTCGTCATCTATGAGCACAAAGCGAGCCCCGCGCGCAAATTTCTGATGGCGGGGCGGGGCGGGCTCAACATCACTCATAGCGAAGGGCTGGAGCGCTTCATCTCCCGCTACGGCGCGGCGGCCGCGAGAATCGCGCCGTTCATCCGCGCCTGGCCGCCGCAGGCGCTGCGCGACTTCTGCGCCGAGCTTGGCGAGACGACCTTCGTCGGCTCGAGCGGGCGCGTCTTTCCGGCAAGCTTCAAGGCTTCGCCGCTCTTGCGCGCCTGGCTGATGCGGCTGTCGCGGCTCGGCGTCACGATCGCGACCCGCCACGACTTCGCGGGCTTCGCCGAATCCGGGGCGCCGCGGCTGATCGGCCCGGAAGGAGAATTCACCCGCAAGGTCGACGCCCTGGTGCTGGCGCTCGGCGGCGCCTCCTGGCCGCGGCTCGGCTCCGACGGCGCCTGGGCGGCGCGGCTTGGCGCGCAAGGCGTGCGCGTCACGCCGCTCGCCGCCGCCAATTGCGGCGCGCTGATCGAATGGAGCGCGATCTTCCGCGCCGATTTCGAAGGCCAGCCGATCAAGACGGCGTTGCTGCGCCATGGCGCGTCTTCGACCCGCGGCGATGTCGTCGTCACGCGCGCCGGACTCGAAGGCGGGCCGGTTTACGCGCTCTCCTCGCAGCTGCGCGACGTCACGCAAAAGCACGGCCCGACGACGCTGACGATCGATCTGCGGCCCGACACCAGTCTCGAATGCCTGACGCGCAAGCTGTCGCGGCGTCCGCAGAAACAGTCGCACGCCAATTTTCTGCGCAAGGCCGGCTTCTCGAAAGTCGAGATCGGGCTCCTGCGCGAGACGCGCGGGGAGGGCCTGCCGCGAGACGCGGAAACGCTCGCCGGGCTCATCAAGAATGCGCCGCTCACCGTCACGGGCGTCGGCGGTCTCGAGCGCGCCATCTCGACGGCCGGCGGCGTCTCCTTCGACGAAGTCGACGATAATTTGATGCTCAAGAAGCTGCCGGGCGTTTTCGTCGCGGGCGAGATGCTCGACTATGACGCGCCGACGGGCGGCTATCTGTTGCAGGCGGCCTTCGCCACCGGACTGGCGGCCGGCCGGGGCGCCGCCCGCTACCTCGGACTTTCGCTCGATCAGCAGACCACGCCGTCCGCGCCCGATCACGCGGGCTTGTCGCCCCGCCAGTCGCCGAACGGACGCGATCCGGAAGCATCGAACAAATACAGCCTGTAG
- a CDS encoding SUMF1/EgtB/PvdO family nonheme iron enzyme, which yields MQIVPSGSVLVGAGALELKQEGVPLDWMEFAQPQHTVVIKHDFAVSRYPITLGEFRQFVRASGFEPSGGCVHYDGTRWKVQRKWSWKKTSFEQTDRHPVVCVNWFDAEKYVHWLNRQTGGGYRLLSEDEWEYAARGGSKDRRYWGDDTDHSIQCQYANGADFSYSRVYGKDHSANLKCSDGYAHTSPVGAFRPNAFGLFDMLGNVNQWVDNCVDSDTSSEQRQCRMKGLRGGAWSDPPWAIRSADRYRDLPSTRCMGIGFRIAKTL from the coding sequence ATGCAGATCGTGCCTTCGGGTTCCGTGCTCGTTGGAGCAGGAGCACTGGAACTGAAGCAAGAGGGCGTTCCGCTGGATTGGATGGAGTTCGCTCAGCCCCAACATACAGTTGTAATAAAGCACGACTTCGCAGTTAGCAGGTACCCAATCACTTTGGGTGAGTTCCGTCAGTTCGTGCGGGCTTCGGGCTTTGAACCAAGCGGTGGATGCGTGCATTACGATGGAACTCGGTGGAAAGTTCAAAGGAAATGGAGTTGGAAGAAGACAAGCTTTGAGCAAACGGATCGTCACCCTGTCGTTTGTGTTAATTGGTTTGATGCAGAGAAATATGTCCACTGGCTAAATAGGCAAACTGGTGGAGGCTATCGTCTCCTAAGCGAGGACGAGTGGGAGTATGCTGCCCGTGGGGGCTCGAAAGATCGACGGTATTGGGGGGATGACACAGATCACTCGATCCAGTGTCAATATGCCAATGGTGCAGATTTTAGTTACTCCCGAGTATATGGGAAGGATCATTCTGCAAATCTCAAGTGCTCCGATGGCTACGCTCACACGTCTCCGGTCGGTGCTTTTCGTCCAAACGCGTTCGGATTATTCGATATGTTGGGAAACGTGAATCAGTGGGTTGATAACTGCGTGGATAGCGATACATCCTCAGAACAGCGCCAATGTCGGATGAAAGGTTTGCGGGGGGGAGCCTGGTCGGACCCGCCATGGGCAATACGCTCGGCTGACAGATACCGCGATCTACCTTCCACACGCTGTATGGGAATAGGCTTTAGGATCGCTAAGACTCTCTAG
- a CDS encoding DNA cytosine methyltransferase codes for MDDRPAYYEFFAGGGMARAGLGEGWRCLFANDFDRKKAESYRANWGGEELHVGDVREISTAQLPGRADLVWASFPCQDLSLAGAGAGLKGERSGTFWPFWDLMKALRQESRAPSLIVLENVCGALTSHGGKDFVKICEALAKEGYRFGALVIDAALFVPQSRPRLFIIAAREDVAAPSALTRKNANAPFHTRALVAAHERLPNALQDKWHWWNLPAPPLRNTALIDVIEDAPTDVEWRSVEETIALIAMMSDVNLAKIAEAKRAGRKMVGTLYRRTRYQNGVKIQRAEARFDEIAGCLRTPAGGSSRQYVLVVNKGRVRSRLMSARETARLMGLPENYSLPATYSDAYHLTGDGVVVPVVRHIAASLLEPLLNTGVVQEAA; via the coding sequence ATGGACGATCGGCCCGCCTATTACGAATTCTTCGCCGGCGGCGGCATGGCCCGCGCCGGGCTCGGCGAGGGCTGGCGCTGTCTCTTCGCCAATGATTTCGACCGCAAGAAAGCCGAAAGCTACCGCGCCAATTGGGGCGGCGAGGAGCTGCATGTCGGCGACGTGCGCGAAATCTCCACGGCGCAACTGCCGGGCCGCGCCGATCTCGTCTGGGCGTCCTTCCCCTGTCAGGATCTGTCGCTCGCCGGCGCCGGCGCGGGACTGAAGGGCGAAAGGTCCGGGACGTTCTGGCCGTTCTGGGATTTGATGAAGGCGCTGCGCCAGGAGAGTCGTGCGCCGTCGCTCATCGTGCTCGAAAATGTCTGCGGCGCGCTCACCTCGCATGGCGGCAAGGATTTTGTGAAAATCTGCGAGGCGCTGGCGAAAGAGGGCTACAGATTTGGCGCGCTGGTCATCGACGCGGCGCTGTTCGTGCCGCAATCGCGCCCGCGGCTGTTCATCATCGCCGCGCGCGAGGATGTCGCGGCTCCTTCTGCGTTGACGAGGAAGAATGCAAACGCGCCGTTCCACACGCGCGCACTTGTCGCGGCGCATGAACGCCTGCCGAACGCGCTACAAGATAAATGGCACTGGTGGAATTTGCCCGCGCCGCCGCTGCGCAATACAGCGCTGATCGACGTGATCGAAGACGCTCCGACTGATGTGGAGTGGCGCAGCGTCGAAGAGACAATTGCGCTCATCGCCATGATGAGCGACGTCAATCTGGCGAAAATCGCCGAGGCGAAACGCGCCGGGCGCAAAATGGTCGGAACGCTCTATCGCCGCACGCGCTATCAGAATGGCGTCAAAATCCAGCGCGCCGAGGCGCGCTTTGACGAGATCGCCGGTTGCCTGCGCACGCCGGCCGGCGGCTCCAGTCGGCAATATGTGCTGGTGGTCAATAAGGGCAGGGTCCGTTCGCGACTGATGTCCGCGCGCGAGACCGCGCGGCTGATGGGGCTGCCTGAAAATTATTCGCTCCCCGCGACCTATAGCGACGCCTATCATCTGACCGGCGACGGCGTCGTCGTTCCGGTCGTGCGGCATATCGCGGCGAGCCTGTTGGAGCCGTTGCTGAATACAGGCGTCGTGCAGGAGGCGGCGTGA
- a CDS encoding ribonuclease J: protein MTTPEADLVFLPLGGLGEIGMNLALYGYGPPKARKWLMVDCGLGFPGQEAPGVDLVFADIGFVEKIARDLVGICITHAHEDHIGGLATLWPRLKCKVFATPFAAGLLEVRRLNEPGAPKIDISLTHAGAKLDLDPFQVEYVAVAHSIPEANALAIRTPLGLLLHTGDWKIDPQPGVGTRIDEARLRALGDEGVTALICDSTNILREGDSFSEADVARTLRTLIAEAPGRVLVTTFASNIARLRGIGEAAQACGRTVVVAGRAMDRAIQVARDCGYLDGLPGFHAPELLPTLPREKTVVIATGSQGETRAAMARAAANEHPSIKLVAGDRVIFSSRVIPGNARDVFRVINALCDIGVEVITDHDHLVHCSGHPRRGEVRQMYEWVRPQIAVPAHGEAHHLTAHAAFAKAHGVPQVVSARNGDIVRLAPGAPGIIGKAPHGRLMKDGDVVITDDDGAVRDRVRLSIAGVISIALAVDRKGELVGDPDVVFAGVPKRGKFGEEMGEVIDEALFAAFEALSRPRRRDANAVSTAIERAVRGAVSAVWGKKPTVHVMVVAT from the coding sequence ATGACGACGCCGGAAGCGGACCTTGTCTTCCTGCCCCTCGGCGGCCTGGGCGAAATCGGCATGAATTTGGCGCTCTACGGCTACGGACCGCCGAAAGCGCGCAAATGGCTGATGGTCGACTGCGGCCTGGGCTTTCCGGGGCAGGAGGCGCCCGGCGTCGACCTCGTCTTCGCGGATATCGGCTTCGTCGAGAAGATCGCGCGCGATCTCGTCGGCATTTGCATCACCCATGCGCATGAGGATCATATCGGCGGGCTCGCGACCCTATGGCCGCGGCTCAAATGCAAGGTGTTCGCCACGCCGTTTGCGGCTGGCCTCCTGGAAGTGCGGCGGTTGAACGAGCCTGGCGCGCCGAAGATCGACATTTCCCTCACGCATGCCGGCGCAAAGCTCGATCTCGATCCCTTCCAGGTCGAATATGTCGCTGTCGCGCATTCGATCCCGGAAGCGAATGCGCTGGCGATCCGCACGCCGCTCGGCCTGCTGCTCCACACCGGCGATTGGAAGATCGATCCGCAGCCCGGCGTCGGGACGCGGATCGACGAGGCGCGGCTCCGCGCGCTGGGCGACGAGGGCGTCACCGCGCTCATCTGCGACTCGACCAATATTCTGCGCGAGGGCGACAGTTTTTCGGAAGCCGACGTCGCGCGCACATTGCGCACGCTGATCGCCGAAGCGCCGGGCCGGGTGCTGGTGACGACTTTCGCGTCGAATATCGCGCGGCTGCGCGGCATCGGCGAAGCGGCGCAGGCCTGCGGGCGCACCGTCGTCGTCGCCGGAAGGGCGATGGATCGCGCCATCCAGGTCGCGCGAGACTGCGGCTATCTCGACGGGCTGCCAGGATTTCACGCGCCGGAACTGCTGCCGACCTTGCCGCGCGAAAAGACCGTCGTCATCGCGACCGGGAGCCAGGGCGAGACCCGCGCCGCCATGGCGCGGGCGGCGGCGAACGAACATCCGTCGATCAAGCTCGTCGCGGGCGATCGGGTGATCTTTTCGTCGCGCGTCATTCCAGGAAATGCGCGCGACGTCTTTCGCGTCATCAACGCGCTCTGCGACATCGGCGTCGAGGTCATCACCGACCATGACCATCTCGTGCATTGCTCCGGCCATCCGCGCCGCGGCGAAGTCAGGCAAATGTACGAATGGGTCCGGCCGCAGATCGCCGTGCCGGCGCATGGCGAAGCGCATCATCTCACGGCGCACGCGGCCTTCGCCAAGGCGCATGGGGTGCCGCAGGTCGTCTCGGCGCGCAATGGCGATATCGTGCGACTGGCGCCGGGCGCGCCGGGAATCATCGGGAAGGCCCCGCACGGCCGTCTGATGAAGGATGGCGACGTCGTCATAACCGACGACGACGGCGCCGTGCGCGACCGCGTGCGGCTGTCTATCGCCGGCGTCATTTCCATCGCGCTGGCGGTCGACCGCAAGGGCGAGCTCGTCGGCGATCCGGACGTCGTCTTCGCGGGCGTGCCGAAACGGGGCAAATTCGGCGAGGAGATGGGCGAAGTCATCGATGAGGCGCTCTTCGCCGCCTTCGAAGCGCTGTCGCGCCCGCGACGCCGCGACGCCAACGCCGTGTCTACGGCGATCGAGCGCGCCGTGCGCGGCGCCGTATCCGCCGTCTGGGGCAAGAAGCCGACTGTGCATGTGATGGTCGTCGCGACGTAA
- the efp gene encoding elongation factor P translates to MKVIASSIRKGNIIEREDGQLYVVLTAESFFPGKGTPTTQIDMRRLSDGVKTTDRYKTTEQVERAFVEDQDFSYLYNDGDGYHFMNQASYEQIIVPADVIGDQAQWLQEGMVCILSMFNGVAVGIQLPPRVTLEIVETEPAMKGQTASSSYKPAKLANGARVMVPPHIQPGTRVVIQTEDGAYVERAKD, encoded by the coding sequence GTGAAAGTCATCGCCAGTTCGATTCGAAAAGGCAATATCATCGAGAGGGAGGATGGGCAGCTTTACGTCGTCCTGACCGCCGAAAGTTTTTTCCCCGGCAAGGGCACGCCGACGACGCAGATCGACATGCGCCGCCTCTCGGACGGCGTCAAAACGACGGACCGCTACAAGACGACCGAACAGGTCGAGCGCGCCTTCGTCGAGGATCAGGATTTCAGCTATCTCTACAATGACGGCGACGGCTATCACTTCATGAATCAGGCGAGCTATGAGCAGATCATCGTGCCCGCCGATGTGATCGGCGATCAGGCGCAGTGGCTGCAGGAAGGCATGGTCTGCATCCTGTCGATGTTCAACGGCGTGGCCGTTGGCATTCAGTTGCCGCCGCGCGTGACGCTGGAGATCGTCGAGACAGAGCCGGCGATGAAGGGCCAGACCGCATCCTCGTCTTATAAGCCGGCGAAGCTCGCAAATGGCGCGCGCGTCATGGTCCCGCCGCATATTCAGCCGGGCACGCGCGTCGTGATCCAGACCGAGGACGGCGCCTATGTCGAGCGCGCCAAGGACTGA
- a CDS encoding RluA family pseudouridine synthase has product MTVKALPQIDASAERFEFLVAPQHAGARLDRFLAEQPEIVAAHLSRSRIKGLIEDSRATLGGETARDPAKKLGAGDHVTLDVPPAAPAEPQGEDIALDVVYEDSHLLVIDKPAGLVVHPASAHESGTLVNALIAHCGDSLSGVGGVKKPGIVHRIDKNTSGLLVVAKTDAAHHGLSRLFADHGRKLSLTREYLAFVWGVPDRAHGSVDAPLGRHSTQREKMAVAPAARGREAITHWEKVEDYGVASLLRCQLETGRTHQIRVHMAHVGHPLIGDQTYGAGFKTKVAKLAPAAREIVERLDRQALHAATLGFEHPVTKEEMLFESELPADLARLREALSAE; this is encoded by the coding sequence ATGACAGTCAAGGCTCTGCCTCAAATTGACGCATCCGCCGAGCGCTTCGAATTTCTCGTTGCGCCGCAGCACGCCGGCGCCCGGCTCGACCGCTTTCTCGCCGAACAGCCGGAGATCGTCGCCGCGCATCTGTCGCGCAGCCGCATCAAGGGGCTGATCGAGGACAGCCGCGCGACCCTTGGCGGCGAGACGGCGCGCGATCCGGCGAAGAAGCTCGGCGCCGGAGATCACGTGACGCTCGACGTGCCGCCGGCGGCGCCGGCCGAACCGCAGGGCGAAGATATCGCGCTCGACGTCGTCTATGAGGATTCGCATCTCCTCGTCATCGACAAGCCGGCCGGCCTCGTCGTGCATCCGGCGAGCGCGCATGAGAGCGGCACGCTGGTCAATGCGCTGATCGCGCATTGCGGCGACAGCCTTTCCGGCGTCGGCGGGGTGAAGAAGCCCGGCATTGTGCATCGCATCGACAAGAATACGAGCGGCCTTTTGGTCGTCGCCAAGACCGACGCCGCGCATCATGGCCTCTCCCGCCTCTTCGCCGACCACGGCCGCAAACTGTCGCTGACGCGCGAATATCTCGCCTTCGTCTGGGGCGTTCCCGACCGCGCGCATGGATCGGTCGACGCGCCGCTCGGCCGCCATTCGACGCAGCGCGAAAAAATGGCGGTGGCGCCGGCGGCGCGCGGGCGCGAGGCGATCACGCATTGGGAGAAGGTCGAAGACTATGGGGTCGCGTCGCTGCTGCGCTGCCAGCTGGAGACCGGCCGCACGCATCAGATCCGGGTGCATATGGCGCATGTCGGCCATCCGCTGATCGGCGACCAAACCTATGGCGCCGGCTTTAAAACCAAGGTCGCGAAACTCGCGCCCGCCGCGCGCGAGATCGTCGAGCGTTTGGACCGCCAGGCGCTGCACGCCGCGACGCTGGGGTTCGAGCATCCGGTGACGAAAGAGGAGATGCTGTTCGAAAGCGAACTGCCGGCGGACCTGGCGCGGTTGAGGGAGGCGTTGAGCGCCGAATGA
- the typA gene encoding translational GTPase TypA: MQLRNIAIIAHVDHGKTTLVDRLLQQSGAFRENQRVAERVMDSNDLEKERGITIMAKATSITWKDVRINIVDTPGHADFGGEVERILSMVDGAIVLVDAAEGPMPQTKFVVGKALKIGLKPIVCVNKVDKPDARVSEVVNEVFDLFAALDASDEQLDFPIIYGSAKQGWMAEEPTGPQEGMAPLFDLVVKHVPAPTVEDGGFRMLGTLLEANPYLGRIITGRVFAGSVKPNQAVKVLDRTGKIVEQGRVSKILAFRGIERQPIEEAEAGDIVAIAGLEKFNVADTLCALDVNEPLQAQPIDPPTLSMTFLVNDSPLAGTEGDKVTSRMIRARLFKEAEGNVALRVEDAPMGDAFIVSGRGELQLGILIETMRREGFELGVSRPKVVYKKDENGDILEPIEEVVIDVDEEHSGVVVQKMNERKAEMIEMRPSGGNRLRLVFHAPTRGLIGYQGELLTDTRGTAIMNRLFHEYAPYKGEIQGRRNGVLISNDSGEAVAYAMWKLEDRGPMMIEPGWKVYKGMIVGEHTRDNDLEINVLKGKQLTNIRTQSKDEAVRLTPPIQMTLEKALAYIEDDERVEVTPKSIRLRKVFLDPNDRKKAKGKAALVE, from the coding sequence ATGCAGCTGCGCAACATCGCCATCATCGCCCACGTCGACCATGGCAAGACCACGCTCGTCGACCGCCTGCTCCAGCAGTCGGGCGCGTTCCGCGAGAACCAGCGCGTCGCCGAGCGCGTGATGGATTCGAACGATCTCGAAAAAGAGCGCGGCATCACCATCATGGCGAAGGCCACGTCGATCACTTGGAAGGACGTGCGCATCAACATCGTCGACACGCCCGGCCACGCCGATTTCGGCGGCGAGGTGGAGCGCATCCTGTCGATGGTCGATGGCGCCATCGTGCTCGTCGACGCCGCCGAAGGCCCGATGCCGCAGACCAAATTCGTCGTCGGCAAGGCGCTCAAGATCGGCCTGAAGCCTATCGTCTGCGTCAATAAGGTCGACAAGCCCGACGCCCGCGTCTCGGAAGTCGTCAACGAGGTCTTCGACCTCTTCGCCGCGCTGGACGCCAGCGACGAGCAGCTCGACTTCCCGATCATCTACGGCTCCGCCAAGCAGGGCTGGATGGCCGAGGAGCCGACCGGCCCGCAGGAGGGCATGGCGCCGCTCTTCGATCTCGTCGTCAAGCATGTGCCGGCGCCCACCGTCGAGGACGGCGGCTTCCGCATGCTCGGCACGCTGCTCGAGGCCAATCCCTATCTTGGCCGCATCATCACCGGCCGCGTCTTCGCCGGCAGCGTGAAGCCCAATCAGGCGGTCAAAGTGCTCGACCGCACCGGCAAGATCGTCGAGCAGGGGCGCGTGTCGAAAATTCTCGCCTTTCGCGGCATTGAGCGCCAGCCGATCGAAGAGGCGGAAGCCGGCGACATCGTCGCGATCGCCGGCCTCGAGAAATTCAACGTCGCCGACACGCTCTGCGCGCTCGACGTCAACGAGCCCTTGCAGGCGCAGCCGATCGATCCGCCGACGCTGTCCATGACCTTCCTCGTCAATGACAGCCCGCTCGCCGGCACGGAAGGCGACAAGGTCACGAGCCGCATGATCCGCGCGCGTCTCTTCAAGGAGGCCGAAGGCAATGTCGCGCTGCGCGTCGAGGACGCGCCGATGGGCGACGCCTTCATCGTCTCGGGCCGCGGCGAATTGCAGCTCGGCATTCTCATCGAGACCATGCGCCGCGAGGGCTTCGAACTCGGCGTCTCGCGTCCGAAGGTCGTCTATAAGAAGGACGAGAACGGCGACATTCTCGAGCCGATCGAAGAGGTCGTCATCGACGTCGACGAGGAGCATTCCGGCGTCGTCGTGCAGAAGATGAACGAGCGCAAGGCCGAGATGATCGAGATGCGCCCGTCGGGCGGCAATCGCCTGCGCCTCGTCTTCCATGCGCCGACCCGCGGCCTCATCGGCTATCAGGGCGAACTTCTCACCGACACGCGCGGCACGGCGATCATGAACCGGCTGTTCCATGAATATGCGCCCTATAAGGGCGAGATTCAGGGCCGTCGCAACGGCGTGCTGATCAGCAATGATTCCGGCGAGGCCGTCGCCTATGCGATGTGGAAGCTGGAGGATCGCGGCCCGATGATGATCGAGCCCGGCTGGAAGGTCTATAAGGGCATGATCGTCGGCGAACACACGCGCGACAATGATCTCGAGATCAATGTCCTGAAGGGCAAGCAGCTCACCAACATCCGCACCCAGTCGAAGGACGAAGCGGTGCGCCTGACGCCGCCGATCCAGATGACGCTGGAAAAGGCGCTGGCCTATATCGAGGACGACGAGCGCGTGGAAGTGACGCCGAAGTCGATCCGCTTGCGCAAGGTGTTTCTCGACCCGAACGACCGCAAGAAGGCGAAGGGCAAGGCCGCGCTGGTGGAGTGA
- a CDS encoding very short patch repair endonuclease, with the protein MIVKETRERRSAIMRAVKGRDTAPEIAVRAMLRRFSPGYRLHRKDVPGNPDIAYVGRKRAIFVHGCFWHGHECPRGARSPKANADYWRAKIARNVARDAAHQTTLAAQGWRALTIWECELKDKAGVEKKLREFLE; encoded by the coding sequence GTGATCGTCAAAGAAACGCGCGAACGCCGCTCCGCCATCATGCGCGCGGTGAAGGGGCGCGACACCGCTCCCGAAATCGCCGTGCGGGCGATGTTGCGGCGGTTCTCGCCAGGCTATCGGCTGCATCGCAAGGACGTTCCCGGCAATCCCGACATCGCCTACGTCGGCCGCAAGCGCGCGATCTTCGTTCATGGCTGCTTCTGGCACGGGCATGAGTGCCCGCGCGGCGCGCGCAGCCCTAAAGCCAACGCCGACTATTGGCGCGCCAAGATCGCCAGGAATGTCGCCCGCGACGCGGCGCATCAGACGACGCTCGCGGCGCAGGGCTGGCGCGCGCTCACGATCTGGGAATGTGAGCTGAAGGATAAAGCCGGCGTGGAAAAGAAGCTGCGCGAATTTTTGGAGTAG
- a CDS encoding ribonuclease T, protein MRARAVRMLLCSSLSLVASGARADTPASGTFLARQSCPALQSIRTGANPGNVSVEPNGHYSIFAKNKPNATHYLIDVPDAQPGRRWVAVGCGEATLAEGGGQPGSGGDDASGGQEPDGGPAAQKPDYILAVSWQPAFCEGKPDKTECETQRPDRFDATHFTLHGLWPKKQYCNVDRHIVAADKDNRWNGLPEPELSDATRHALSEVMPGTMSLLERHEWIKHGTCFPGSAAEIYFSRTLALMSQLNASKVQGLFAAHVGDEITRDQLKAAFNETFGEGAADRVRVSCKRDGGRNLIVEITVGLSGDIKPDSKLADLIAAAPATDPGCPRGVVDAVGLQ, encoded by the coding sequence ATGCGCGCACGCGCTGTTCGAATGCTGCTTTGCTCGTCGTTGTCGCTCGTCGCCTCAGGCGCGAGGGCGGATACGCCTGCATCGGGAACTTTTCTAGCCCGCCAGTCCTGTCCCGCGCTTCAATCGATCAGAACCGGCGCGAATCCGGGCAATGTCAGCGTCGAGCCGAATGGGCATTATTCCATTTTCGCCAAGAACAAGCCGAATGCGACGCATTATCTCATCGATGTCCCTGACGCTCAGCCGGGGCGCCGGTGGGTCGCGGTCGGATGCGGCGAGGCGACGCTCGCCGAGGGCGGCGGCCAGCCGGGGAGCGGCGGCGACGACGCCTCAGGCGGGCAAGAGCCTGACGGCGGCCCGGCGGCGCAAAAGCCGGATTACATCCTCGCCGTGAGCTGGCAGCCGGCCTTTTGCGAAGGCAAGCCCGACAAGACGGAATGCGAAACGCAAAGACCCGACCGGTTCGACGCGACGCATTTCACGCTGCATGGGCTCTGGCCTAAAAAACAATATTGCAACGTCGATCGCCACATCGTCGCCGCCGACAAGGACAACCGCTGGAACGGCCTGCCCGAGCCCGAACTCTCCGACGCGACAAGGCATGCGCTGTCGGAAGTCATGCCGGGAACGATGTCGCTGCTCGAACGGCATGAGTGGATCAAACATGGCACGTGCTTTCCGGGAAGCGCGGCGGAAATCTATTTTTCCCGCACGCTCGCGCTGATGTCGCAGCTCAACGCCTCCAAGGTTCAGGGGCTTTTCGCGGCGCATGTCGGCGACGAGATCACGCGCGACCAACTCAAGGCGGCGTTCAACGAGACCTTCGGCGAAGGCGCCGCGGATCGCGTGCGCGTCAGCTGCAAGAGAGACGGCGGGCGTAATCTCATCGTCGAGATAACCGTGGGATTGAGCGGCGACATCAAGCCCGACAGCAAACTCGCCGATCTCATCGCCGCCGCGCCGGCGACCGACCCCGGCTGCCCGCGCGGGGTCGTGGATGCGGTGGGGCTGCAGTAG
- the epmA gene encoding EF-P lysine aminoacylase EpmA → MTRASPWWARHVYADRKPFLKSRAAIAAATRRFFAAEGFAEVETAALQLSGGNETHLSTFATELIGSDGARSRLYLHTSPEFSCKKLLAAGEERIFTLARVFRNRERSALHHPEFTMLEWYRADAPTLRLMEDCAGLLASAARVAGATDFAWRDRVCDPFEEPQIISVCDAFATHASIDLASLLDDRDGLARAAARDGIRVADDDGWSDLFSKIMSEKIEPMLGRERPTILTDYPLSEAALARANADDPRFADRFELYVCGVELANGFAELTDAAEQRRRFEAQMQEKRRIYGETYPIDEDFLAALAEMPPACGVALGFDRLVMLATGAARIEQVLWTPVVERGTPL, encoded by the coding sequence ATGACGCGCGCGTCGCCTTGGTGGGCTCGGCATGTTTATGCCGACCGCAAGCCCTTTCTCAAGTCGCGGGCGGCGATCGCCGCCGCCACCCGACGCTTCTTCGCCGCGGAAGGCTTCGCCGAGGTCGAAACGGCGGCGCTTCAGCTATCCGGCGGCAATGAAACGCATCTTTCGACCTTCGCGACGGAGCTGATCGGCTCGGATGGCGCGCGGAGCCGGCTCTATCTCCACACCTCGCCGGAGTTTTCCTGCAAGAAGCTGCTAGCGGCGGGCGAGGAGCGGATTTTCACCCTTGCGCGCGTCTTCCGCAATCGCGAGCGCTCCGCCCTGCACCATCCGGAATTCACCATGCTGGAGTGGTACCGCGCCGACGCGCCGACCCTGCGGCTGATGGAGGACTGCGCCGGACTGCTGGCGAGCGCGGCGCGGGTGGCGGGCGCGACGGATTTCGCCTGGCGGGATCGCGTTTGCGATCCATTCGAGGAGCCGCAGATCATCAGCGTCTGCGACGCCTTTGCGACCCACGCCAGCATCGATCTGGCGTCGCTGCTCGATGACCGCGACGGGCTCGCGCGCGCCGCCGCGCGCGACGGCATAAGGGTCGCCGACGACGATGGCTGGTCGGATCTCTTCAGCAAGATCATGTCGGAAAAGATCGAGCCTATGCTCGGTCGCGAGCGGCCGACCATTTTGACCGATTATCCGTTGAGCGAGGCTGCGCTCGCCCGCGCCAACGCCGATGATCCGCGTTTCGCCGACCGTTTCGAACTCTATGTCTGCGGCGTCGAACTCGCCAATGGCTTCGCCGAACTGACCGACGCGGCGGAGCAACGCCGGCGCTTCGAGGCGCAGATGCAGGAGAAGCGCCGAATCTACGGCGAGACCTATCCGATTGATGAGGATTTTCTCGCCGCTCTGGCCGAGATGCCGCCAGCCTGCGGCGTCGCGCTCGGCTTCGACAGGCTGGTCATGCTCGCGACGGGCGCGGCGCGCATCGAGCAGGTGCTCTGGACGCCAGTGGTCGAGCGCGGCACGCCGCTCTAA